In one bacterium genomic region, the following are encoded:
- a CDS encoding insulinase family protein, with translation MPAFPKKLVSGLTGVVLLLAAGAAVGSPQDLQDQVQEFTLDNGIHFIVLERHDVPVFSFNTYMNVGSSDELTGHTGMAHILEHMAFKGTSEIGTTDIKKELKAMQAEDKAFAALLKERNRGDRADPDKLAELQSAFDAAVKAALEFVTPNEFGEIVENNGGRGMNAGTWTDDTNYFYSFPSNRLELWAYLEGTRMADPVLRQFYTEKHGPVLEERRMRTDNSPFGMLMEQFQNLAFMAHPYHHSTIGWMSDIQNATRADCQAFYDKHYVGKNMTVAIVGDVDFAEVKKLATKYFAGVSAAEPPVMDTFEPEQKGERRIVIEDEAQPFYMCGFHIGNYDEPDYAVYEAIADIIGQGRTSRLYGRLVKRDKIAAQVVSFAGFPSNKYPTLLAFLGIPAKDVTALEIEGAIFEEIQKLVDEGVTEEELAGVKRRAKANYVRSLQGNLGLARQLAAYQGLNGDWREMFTQLDDIEAVTVEDVQRVAKEIFVPNNRTVAYIETVEAE, from the coding sequence ATGCCCGCTTTTCCCAAGAAACTGGTTTCAGGCCTGACGGGGGTCGTGCTGCTGCTGGCGGCCGGCGCAGCCGTCGGCAGCCCCCAGGATCTCCAGGACCAGGTCCAGGAGTTCACCCTCGACAACGGCATCCACTTCATCGTGCTCGAGCGGCACGACGTGCCCGTCTTTTCCTTCAACACCTACATGAACGTCGGCAGCTCCGACGAGTTGACCGGGCACACGGGCATGGCCCACATCCTCGAGCACATGGCCTTCAAGGGCACATCTGAGATCGGCACCACCGACATCAAGAAGGAGCTCAAGGCCATGCAGGCCGAAGACAAGGCCTTCGCCGCGCTGCTGAAGGAGCGCAACAGGGGCGACCGGGCCGATCCCGACAAGCTGGCCGAGCTGCAGTCCGCCTTCGACGCCGCCGTGAAGGCCGCCCTCGAGTTCGTGACCCCCAACGAGTTCGGCGAGATCGTCGAGAACAACGGCGGGCGCGGCATGAACGCCGGCACCTGGACCGACGACACCAACTACTTCTACAGCTTCCCGAGCAACCGGCTGGAGCTGTGGGCCTATCTCGAGGGCACGCGCATGGCCGACCCCGTGCTGCGCCAGTTCTACACCGAGAAGCACGGCCCGGTGCTCGAGGAACGCCGCATGCGCACGGACAACAGTCCCTTCGGCATGCTCATGGAGCAGTTCCAGAACCTGGCCTTCATGGCGCATCCCTACCACCACTCGACCATCGGCTGGATGAGCGATATCCAGAACGCCACGCGCGCCGACTGCCAGGCCTTCTACGACAAGCACTACGTGGGCAAGAACATGACCGTGGCCATCGTGGGCGATGTCGACTTCGCCGAGGTCAAGAAGCTGGCCACGAAGTACTTCGCCGGCGTCTCCGCCGCCGAGCCCCCCGTGATGGACACCTTCGAGCCCGAGCAGAAGGGCGAGCGCCGCATCGTCATCGAGGACGAGGCCCAGCCCTTCTACATGTGCGGCTTCCACATCGGCAACTACGACGAGCCAGACTACGCCGTGTACGAGGCCATCGCCGACATCATCGGCCAGGGCCGCACCAGCCGTCTCTACGGGCGCCTGGTGAAGCGGGACAAGATCGCGGCCCAGGTCGTCTCTTTCGCCGGTTTCCCCTCGAACAAGTACCCGACCTTGCTGGCCTTCCTGGGCATACCGGCCAAGGACGTGACGGCCCTCGAGATCGAGGGGGCCATTTTCGAGGAGATCCAGAAACTGGTCGACGAGGGTGTGACCGAGGAGGAGCTGGCGGGCGTGAAGCGCCGCGCCAAGGCCAACTACGTGCGGTCGCTGCAGGGCAACCTGGGCCTCGCGCGCCAGCTTGCGGCGTACCAGGGTCTCAACGGCGACTGGCGCGAGATGTTCACGCAGCTCGACGACATCGAGGCCGTCACGGTGGAAGACGTCCAGCGCGTGGCCAAGGAGATCTTCGTGCCCAACAATCGCACCGTGGCCTACATCGAGACGGTCGAGGCCGAGTAG
- a CDS encoding ABC transporter permease, producing the protein MTTESAPAVPAGTDRPLSIWISAFWIAFFSFREMLRRRRILSVGLLMLLPVVLVIAWRLLDKNGIIGPDLLLANLSGMVYVHFMVAVVSLAFGLSAIGESADEGTIIYYWTRPLLREAIYIGRLIAAQTVSAVLVSGSLVVCFMVMTVGNTGIVSWDFLKLYAGACVVIVCGACVYTAVFACVGTWLKKPLLPAILFAFGWESIGGNAPLRLQEMTVVFHLRNLLHNAAPDSQSMPNLLQGLKMMFLNEVPPASWQSLLVLALVILASIVLGCWLLRRKELFR; encoded by the coding sequence ATGACGACGGAAAGCGCACCCGCCGTCCCCGCCGGAACCGATCGTCCCCTGTCGATCTGGATCTCGGCCTTCTGGATCGCCTTCTTCTCCTTCCGCGAGATGCTGCGGCGGCGCCGCATACTCTCGGTGGGACTGCTCATGCTGTTGCCGGTGGTGCTCGTGATCGCCTGGCGTCTGCTCGACAAGAACGGCATCATCGGGCCGGACCTGTTGCTGGCCAACCTGAGCGGCATGGTCTACGTCCATTTCATGGTCGCCGTGGTCTCGCTGGCCTTCGGCCTTTCGGCCATCGGCGAGAGCGCCGACGAAGGCACCATCATCTACTACTGGACCCGTCCCCTGCTCCGCGAAGCCATCTACATCGGCCGGCTGATCGCCGCCCAGACGGTCTCCGCGGTGCTCGTCTCGGGATCGCTGGTGGTCTGCTTCATGGTCATGACCGTCGGCAACACCGGCATCGTGTCCTGGGACTTCCTGAAGCTCTACGCCGGCGCCTGCGTGGTGATCGTGTGCGGCGCCTGCGTCTACACGGCCGTCTTCGCCTGCGTCGGCACCTGGCTGAAGAAGCCGCTGTTGCCGGCCATCCTGTTCGCTTTCGGCTGGGAGTCGATCGGCGGCAACGCGCCGTTGCGCCTGCAGGAGATGACGGTCGTCTTCCACCTGCGCAACCTGCTGCACAACGCGGCGCCGGATTCCCAGAGCATGCCAAACCTGTTGCAGGGACTGAAGATGATGTTCCTGAACGAGGTCCCCCCGGCTTCCTGGCAATCGTTGCTGGTGCTCGCGCTGGTGATCCTGGCCAGCATCGTTCTGGGTTGCTGGCTGTTGCGGCGCAAGGAACTGTTCCGTTGA
- a CDS encoding ABC transporter ATP-binding protein, whose product MSGFAADRHSPVLHAERVSKWFGEVIAVNDCTLSLGAGVTGLLGLNGAGKTTLFKLMSGLIVPSQGEVMIRGNRLRREVGLFRRVGFCPESDALFDWLTGREFLSLMIRLMGYDTAEVVRRTGDALVLVHLTDAADTRIGAYSKGMRQKIKMAQALAHDPEIIFLDEPLNGMDPVSRREIVALVKRLGGEGRCVVVSSHILPEIETMTRSIALIHHGKLMAEGDITEIRDAIEDRPTIVAFTSPDPRRLSSFLAGQELVIGVELDEFGRVVVRTDHAVSFYRELPGWLLAEDLPVDEFQTLDDNLQAVFDYLVGG is encoded by the coding sequence TTGAGCGGTTTCGCAGCCGACCGGCACTCACCGGTGCTGCACGCCGAGCGGGTCAGCAAGTGGTTCGGCGAGGTGATCGCCGTCAACGACTGCACCCTCTCCCTGGGCGCCGGCGTCACCGGTCTGCTGGGACTCAACGGCGCCGGCAAGACCACCCTGTTCAAGCTCATGTCGGGTCTGATCGTGCCCAGCCAGGGAGAGGTGATGATCCGCGGCAACCGTCTGCGCCGCGAGGTCGGCCTGTTCAGGCGCGTGGGCTTCTGCCCGGAGAGCGACGCGCTCTTCGACTGGTTGACCGGACGCGAATTCCTGTCGCTGATGATCCGGTTGATGGGCTACGACACCGCCGAGGTCGTCCGCCGCACAGGAGACGCGCTCGTGCTCGTGCATTTGACCGATGCCGCCGATACGCGAATCGGCGCCTACTCCAAGGGCATGCGCCAGAAGATCAAGATGGCGCAGGCCCTGGCCCACGATCCCGAGATCATCTTCCTGGACGAGCCCCTGAACGGCATGGACCCCGTATCGCGTCGCGAGATCGTGGCCCTGGTCAAGCGTCTCGGCGGCGAGGGACGCTGCGTGGTCGTCTCGAGCCATATCCTGCCCGAGATCGAGACCATGACACGGTCGATCGCCCTGATCCACCACGGCAAGCTCATGGCAGAGGGCGACATCACCGAGATCAGGGACGCCATCGAGGACCGTCCCACCATCGTGGCCTTCACCAGTCCCGATCCGCGGCGCCTGTCCTCGTTCCTGGCAGGCCAGGAGCTGGTGATCGGCGTGGAGTTGGACGAGTTCGGGCGGGTCGTGGTGCGCACCGATCATGCCGTGAGCTTCTACCGCGAGCTGCCCGGCTGGCTGCTGGCGGAGGATCTGCCGGTGGACGAGTTCCAGACCCTGGACGACAACCTGCAGGCCGTCTTCGACTACCTGGTGGGAGGTTGA
- a CDS encoding ABC transporter ATP-binding protein — MPTEQDKVNRADAGAIEVVGLTFAYGRAPVLRDVTFVLEKRAIGLLGPNGSGKTTLLRALLGHLKVTRGSVRVLGSDMAVDASAARRRLGWMPERGGILPAMSGVGMVAYLGELSGMPPTDALQRSHEVLNYVGLADERYRKADTYSQGMRQRLKLAQALVHDPEWLLLDEPTSGLDPSGRVNLLELVRDLARAKGFGVILSTHLLADVRAVCEEILVLRDGVLLDHGRVQVESKGDREAFIVEGFGDEQAFADRLAGAGARVERRERLWEVTLPRASGARRILEAAADCEFALRRLEIKTETLEDLFFRLVDDGAAAAAGKEA; from the coding sequence ATGCCGACTGAACAAGACAAAGTCAACCGGGCCGACGCGGGCGCCATCGAGGTCGTCGGCCTGACGTTCGCCTACGGACGCGCCCCCGTCTTGCGCGACGTCACGTTCGTCCTGGAGAAGCGCGCTATCGGCCTGCTGGGGCCGAACGGGTCCGGCAAGACCACGCTCTTGCGGGCCCTCCTCGGGCATCTGAAGGTGACTCGAGGCAGCGTGAGGGTGCTGGGCAGCGACATGGCCGTCGACGCCAGCGCCGCCCGCCGTCGTCTCGGCTGGATGCCCGAGCGCGGAGGCATCCTGCCGGCCATGAGCGGCGTGGGCATGGTGGCCTACCTGGGCGAACTCTCGGGCATGCCGCCGACCGACGCCTTGCAGCGCTCCCACGAGGTCCTGAATTACGTGGGCCTGGCCGACGAGCGATACCGCAAGGCCGACACCTACAGCCAGGGTATGCGCCAGCGTTTGAAGCTCGCTCAGGCCCTGGTGCACGATCCCGAATGGCTGCTGCTTGACGAACCCACCAGCGGTCTCGATCCCAGCGGCCGCGTGAACCTGCTGGAGCTGGTCCGCGACCTGGCCCGCGCCAAGGGATTCGGCGTGATCCTCTCGACCCACCTGCTGGCCGACGTGCGCGCCGTATGCGAGGAGATCCTCGTACTGCGCGACGGCGTGCTGCTGGATCACGGCCGCGTGCAGGTGGAATCCAAGGGCGACCGGGAGGCGTTCATCGTGGAGGGTTTCGGGGACGAGCAGGCATTCGCGGACCGGCTCGCCGGCGCCGGGGCGCGCGTGGAACGGCGGGAGCGTCTGTGGGAGGTGACCCTGCCCCGGGCCTCCGGCGCCAGGCGGATCCTGGAGGCGGCGGCGGACTGCGAGTTCGCCCTGCGGCGCCTCGAGATCAAGACCGAGACCCTCGAGGATCTGTTCTTCAGGCTCGTGGACGATGGCGCGGCCGCAGCCGCCGGGAAGGAGGCGTGA
- a CDS encoding aminotransferase class I/II-fold pyridoxal phosphate-dependent enzyme: MAKKPFGFSTRCVHGHGHQSDGRWRTARPVSIPIMQTSTFAFDNADHGAAVFAGEDDGFLYTRLGNPTQEALEQRIAALEGSAAALATASGMAAATTAVLTLCESGEHIVSGDTLYGGTHQLFSHTLPRLGINVTEVNATDPGNFEVAITDKTKLIYVETPANPTLVLTDIPAVAEIAHARGIPLLVDNTLCTPVLQRPLGMGADIILHSGTKYIGGHGDAIAGLLAGSKEFITRARFETLRDVGGCISPFNSWLLIRGLKTLPIRVRKHCENAMALARWLAGHPRVAKVNYPGLENHPQHELAKRQQDGYGGLITFEVRGGRDAGKVVMDNVELCTLAVSLGDVDTLIEHPATMTHSTYSEKDLRKVGIDPAMIRLSVGLEDPEDIMDDLDQAMSRI; this comes from the coding sequence ATGGCGAAGAAGCCCTTCGGATTCAGCACGCGATGCGTCCACGGTCACGGCCACCAGTCGGACGGCAGATGGCGGACGGCCCGTCCGGTCTCGATCCCCATCATGCAGACATCCACCTTCGCCTTCGACAACGCCGACCACGGCGCGGCCGTCTTCGCCGGCGAGGATGACGGTTTTCTCTACACCCGTCTGGGCAATCCCACCCAGGAAGCGCTGGAACAGCGCATTGCGGCGCTCGAGGGCTCTGCCGCGGCTCTGGCGACGGCCAGCGGCATGGCGGCGGCCACCACGGCGGTCCTGACCCTCTGCGAGTCCGGCGAACATATCGTATCCGGCGACACCCTGTACGGCGGCACCCACCAGCTCTTCTCGCATACACTGCCGCGTTTGGGCATCAATGTCACCGAGGTCAACGCCACCGATCCGGGCAATTTCGAGGTCGCCATCACCGACAAGACCAAGCTGATCTACGTGGAGACGCCCGCCAATCCCACCCTGGTGCTGACCGACATTCCCGCCGTGGCCGAGATCGCCCACGCCCGCGGCATCCCCCTGCTGGTGGACAATACCCTCTGCACGCCGGTGCTGCAGAGGCCGCTGGGAATGGGCGCCGACATCATCCTGCACAGCGGCACCAAATACATCGGCGGTCACGGCGACGCGATCGCGGGTCTCCTGGCCGGTTCCAAGGAGTTCATCACCCGCGCCCGTTTCGAGACGTTGCGCGACGTGGGCGGCTGTATCAGCCCCTTCAATTCCTGGTTGCTGATCCGCGGCCTCAAGACCCTCCCCATCCGCGTGCGCAAGCACTGCGAGAACGCCATGGCGTTGGCCCGGTGGTTGGCGGGACATCCCAGGGTGGCCAAGGTCAACTACCCCGGCCTGGAGAATCACCCGCAGCACGAACTGGCCAAGCGCCAGCAGGACGGCTACGGCGGACTGATAACCTTCGAGGTCCGCGGCGGGCGCGACGCCGGCAAGGTCGTCATGGACAACGTTGAGCTCTGCACCCTGGCGGTGAGCCTTGGCGACGTGGACACCCTGATCGAGCATCCCGCCACCATGACGCACTCGACGTATTCCGAGAAGGATCTGCGGAAGGTCGGTATCGATCCCGCCATGATCCGGCTCTCGGTCGGTCTGGAAGACCCTGAGGACATCATGGACGATCTCGATCAGGCCATGAGTCGCATTTGA
- a CDS encoding S41 family peptidase: MNAAKRFRFLPPRRSLLTLVLAALVLVACWHGTVHAKEAGKGTDRQQFLDGLKILGSVYERVFYNYVEDVDAYELLEAGIDGMLDFLDEHTQYLPPSYYEDLMMSTEGEFGGLGITINIRDHYPTVVSPIEGTPAFLMGIQGGDKIIEIEGESTLDFTSNDAVGLLRGEPGTQVTITIQREGRDEPFPLTITRDIIQVDSVPYAFMIDDIGYIRVANFSRTTTDELVAKLAELEAQGARGLILDLRWNPGGLLEAANGVSELFLDEGDLIVYTKGRLRNQNRSYYAEGKAAPRKTGLPSIIMVNGSSASASEIVAAAVQDHDMGMVVGKTTFGKGTVQTVFPLSDDRALKLTTAKYYTPSGRSIHKDRHVDDSDLDLTVAPDGAQGDGAEVEKDVPRDEKEKFSTDAGRIVYGGGGITPDMEIEQPFLSDFEVALERDGALFSFATTWSAHHEVPRDIVVGDEMFQSFSEHLATREKIDEYLGVYDLARSDSLLVANGDYIRKGIRRELMRRNYGPQAAYQVAIEDDVQLLETLDIFKRARTTEDLLAIAAEWEAERVARSETEVETAVQ; this comes from the coding sequence ATGAACGCCGCCAAGAGGTTTCGCTTCCTGCCGCCCCGCCGTTCACTCCTGACGCTGGTCCTTGCGGCGCTGGTGCTGGTTGCGTGTTGGCACGGCACCGTGCACGCGAAGGAAGCGGGCAAAGGTACCGATCGCCAGCAGTTCCTGGACGGCCTGAAGATTCTCGGCAGCGTCTACGAGCGTGTCTTCTACAACTACGTCGAGGACGTGGATGCCTACGAACTCCTCGAGGCCGGCATCGACGGCATGCTCGATTTCCTGGACGAGCATACCCAGTACCTGCCGCCCAGCTACTACGAGGATCTGATGATGTCCACCGAGGGCGAGTTCGGCGGCCTGGGCATCACCATCAACATCCGCGACCACTACCCGACCGTGGTCTCGCCCATCGAGGGCACGCCAGCCTTCCTGATGGGCATCCAGGGCGGCGACAAGATCATCGAGATCGAAGGGGAGTCGACCCTGGACTTCACCAGCAACGACGCGGTCGGTCTGCTGCGCGGCGAGCCCGGCACCCAGGTCACGATCACCATCCAGCGGGAGGGCCGCGACGAGCCCTTCCCCCTGACCATCACCCGCGACATCATCCAGGTGGACAGCGTTCCCTACGCCTTCATGATCGACGACATCGGCTACATACGGGTGGCGAACTTCTCCCGTACGACCACCGATGAACTGGTCGCGAAGCTGGCCGAGCTGGAAGCCCAGGGCGCGCGCGGCCTGATCCTGGATCTGCGCTGGAACCCGGGCGGCCTGCTCGAGGCGGCCAACGGCGTGAGCGAGCTGTTCCTGGACGAAGGGGATCTCATCGTCTACACCAAGGGGCGCTTGCGCAACCAGAACCGGAGCTACTACGCCGAGGGCAAGGCCGCGCCGCGCAAGACCGGCTTGCCCAGCATCATCATGGTCAACGGATCCTCCGCCTCGGCCAGCGAGATCGTCGCCGCGGCCGTCCAGGACCACGACATGGGCATGGTGGTGGGCAAGACCACCTTCGGCAAGGGCACCGTGCAGACGGTCTTCCCCCTGAGCGACGACCGCGCCCTGAAGCTGACCACGGCCAAGTACTACACGCCCTCCGGCCGCTCCATCCACAAGGACCGGCACGTGGACGACAGCGATCTCGACCTGACCGTGGCGCCGGATGGGGCGCAGGGGGACGGGGCGGAGGTCGAGAAAGACGTCCCGCGCGACGAGAAGGAGAAGTTCAGCACCGACGCCGGTCGCATCGTCTACGGCGGCGGCGGGATCACCCCCGACATGGAGATCGAGCAGCCCTTCCTCTCCGATTTCGAGGTGGCCCTCGAGCGTGACGGGGCCCTGTTCAGCTTCGCCACCACCTGGTCGGCCCACCACGAGGTTCCCCGGGACATCGTTGTCGGCGACGAGATGTTCCAGTCTTTCTCCGAGCACCTCGCCACACGCGAGAAGATCGACGAGTACCTGGGAGTCTACGACCTGGCCCGCTCCGATTCGCTGCTGGTCGCCAACGGCGATTACATCCGAAAGGGCATCAGGCGAGAGCTCATGCGCCGCAACTATGGTCCCCAGGCCGCCTATCAGGTGGCCATCGAGGATGACGTCCAGCTGCTTGAGACACTGGATATCTTCAAGCGCGCCCGCACCACCGAGGATCTGCTCGCGATCGCCGCCGAATGGGAGGCCGAGCGGGTCGCGCGCAGCGAGACGGAGGTCGAGACGGCGGTTCAATAG
- the tmk gene encoding dTMP kinase produces the protein MSDRRRNGLLVTFEGPEGSGKSTLVGGLAELLSARCGAPLLLREPGGTPVGERIREILLDPALRELRPETELLLMVASRAQLVCEAILPALSSGRIVLCDRYADASVAYQGAGRGLGEDRVGVLNDFAVGEAVPDLTLLCLLPPEAGRSRTAGRALDRLEREDAAFHDRVYASYRAMVDAGDPRFQAVDATRSPEEMMEQAVSILRSLEHDLLKDL, from the coding sequence ATGAGTGATCGACGGCGCAACGGTCTGCTGGTCACCTTCGAGGGGCCAGAAGGCAGCGGCAAGTCGACGCTCGTCGGGGGATTGGCCGAACTGCTCTCGGCGCGCTGCGGGGCTCCCCTGCTGCTGCGCGAGCCGGGCGGTACGCCGGTCGGCGAACGCATCCGCGAGATCCTGCTCGATCCCGCCCTGCGCGAGCTGCGGCCCGAGACCGAGCTGTTGCTGATGGTCGCCAGCCGCGCCCAGCTCGTGTGCGAAGCTATCCTGCCGGCCCTGTCGTCGGGCCGGATCGTGCTCTGCGACCGCTATGCGGACGCCTCGGTGGCCTACCAGGGGGCCGGACGCGGACTGGGCGAGGATCGCGTCGGCGTCCTGAACGACTTCGCCGTGGGAGAGGCCGTCCCGGACCTGACCCTGCTCTGCCTCCTGCCGCCGGAGGCGGGCCGGTCGCGTACGGCCGGTCGCGCCCTGGACCGTCTCGAAAGGGAGGACGCCGCCTTCCACGACCGGGTGTACGCGTCCTACCGCGCCATGGTCGATGCTGGCGATCCGCGTTTCCAGGCCGTCGACGCCACCCGGAGCCCTGAAGAGATGATGGAACAAGCCGTGTCCATTCTGCGTTCTCTGGAACACGATTTGCTGAAGGATCTCTGA
- a CDS encoding CDP-alcohol phosphatidyltransferase family protein yields the protein MDRKALREWAQQRVRPLVLALDRLGLTPNAVSLLGLLISIVAGWIAARGGLFLGALVLLVGSVFDMLDGNLARLQGKVSRQGAFLDSNFDRLAEAAVFTGLAWYYMDALTWPDHGAVVLVMLTLIGSLTTSYARARAEGLGTTCFGGWLQRPERMALLIAGMLLGRHVLKMVLLLLAIVTILTTVQRIASTSRKLRQEEDAVLVAGPDQGDE from the coding sequence ATGGATCGCAAGGCGTTGAGAGAATGGGCGCAGCAGCGGGTTCGTCCCCTGGTCCTGGCGCTGGACCGTCTGGGCCTCACGCCCAATGCGGTGTCGCTGCTGGGCCTGCTGATCAGCATCGTCGCCGGCTGGATCGCCGCCAGGGGGGGGCTCTTCCTCGGCGCGCTGGTCCTGCTCGTGGGATCGGTCTTCGACATGCTGGACGGCAATCTGGCCCGGCTCCAGGGCAAGGTGTCGCGCCAGGGGGCGTTTCTCGATTCCAACTTCGATCGGCTCGCCGAAGCCGCGGTCTTCACGGGCCTGGCGTGGTACTACATGGACGCGCTGACCTGGCCCGATCACGGCGCGGTCGTGCTCGTCATGTTGACGCTGATCGGTTCGTTGACCACCAGCTACGCACGGGCGCGCGCCGAGGGTCTCGGCACGACCTGCTTCGGCGGCTGGCTGCAGCGTCCGGAGCGCATGGCGCTGCTGATCGCCGGCATGCTGCTCGGGCGCCACGTCCTGAAGATGGTGCTTCTGCTGCTGGCGATCGTGACGATCCTGACCACCGTGCAGCGCATCGCTTCTACGTCCCGCAAGCTGCGGCAGGAGGAGGACGCCGTGCTCGTCGCCGGTCCGGACCAGGGCGATGAGTGA
- the rsmI gene encoding 16S rRNA (cytidine(1402)-2'-O)-methyltransferase: MTSPTLPELDFPAGTCFFVCTPIGNLDDMAPRGLAALAAADVVYAEDTRRTRRLLSRYGVHARLEAYHDHNKDRQAPRIVERLHRGERVAVVSDAGMPAIADPGYVLLQALRREGLPWSVVPGPSSILAALVLAGFPTDRFLFVGYPPRRAGRLRTFLGEVLAERGTVVMLESVHRVGKTLVALRELAPGRELAVVREMTKLHEETLRGTADVLLEEMVGPRLKGELVLVLRGNENPEGA; encoded by the coding sequence ATGACGTCGCCGACGCTGCCCGAGCTGGACTTTCCCGCGGGAACCTGTTTCTTCGTATGTACGCCGATCGGGAATCTGGACGACATGGCACCGCGAGGCCTGGCCGCACTCGCCGCCGCGGACGTGGTCTACGCCGAGGATACGCGGCGCACGCGGCGCCTGCTGTCGCGGTACGGCGTGCATGCCCGGCTCGAGGCCTACCACGACCACAACAAGGACCGGCAGGCGCCCCGCATCGTCGAGCGCCTGCACCGGGGTGAACGCGTGGCGGTGGTCAGCGACGCCGGCATGCCGGCCATCGCCGATCCGGGCTATGTGCTCCTGCAGGCGTTGCGGCGCGAAGGCCTGCCCTGGTCGGTTGTTCCGGGGCCGTCGAGCATACTCGCGGCGTTGGTCCTGGCCGGTTTCCCGACGGACCGGTTCCTGTTCGTCGGCTATCCGCCCCGCCGCGCGGGTCGGCTGCGCACGTTCCTCGGCGAGGTGCTGGCGGAGCGCGGTACGGTTGTGATGCTCGAATCGGTTCATCGCGTCGGCAAGACGCTTGTGGCCCTGCGCGAACTGGCCCCCGGGCGCGAACTGGCGGTGGTGCGCGAGATGACCAAGCTGCACGAGGAAACCCTGCGCGGCACGGCCGACGTACTGCTGGAGGAGATGGTGGGTCCCCGCCTCAAGGGCGAGCTGGTGCTGGTCCTGCGGGGCAACGAGAATCCGGAAGGAGCTTGA
- a CDS encoding NAD+ synthase produces MKDARDWDWLIPAPAATALASGFIAETVAAAGAAGVVIGLSGGIDSAVAAALAKEGLGADRVRGAALPYRASHPDSLADAEAVAACLDIALERRDITAMADAFMAEIPADARVRRGNVMARCRMIVMYDISARDGTLVLGTGNRTETLLGYATLFGDAAFSLNPLGDLYKAEVRSLARHFGLPRTILEKAPSADLWAGQTDEDELGFTYEEADRLLHAMVDDGLGDRQLAALGFRPDLVTAVRARVRAQAFKWLPVPTARFPGRPMPDLSGKGGSRS; encoded by the coding sequence ATGAAAGACGCACGCGACTGGGATTGGCTGATACCCGCCCCCGCAGCGACAGCCCTCGCCAGCGGCTTTATCGCCGAAACCGTCGCCGCCGCCGGCGCCGCCGGCGTGGTGATCGGTCTCTCCGGGGGCATTGATTCGGCCGTGGCGGCGGCGCTGGCGAAGGAGGGCCTCGGCGCAGACCGCGTGCGGGGGGCCGCCCTGCCATACCGTGCCAGCCATCCGGATTCCCTGGCCGACGCCGAGGCCGTCGCCGCGTGCCTGGACATCGCCCTGGAACGCCGCGACATCACCGCCATGGCCGACGCCTTCATGGCCGAGATACCGGCGGACGCCCGGGTGCGGCGCGGCAACGTCATGGCCCGCTGCCGCATGATCGTGATGTACGACATCTCGGCCCGCGACGGGACGCTGGTGCTCGGCACCGGCAACCGCACCGAGACCCTGCTGGGCTACGCCACCCTCTTCGGCGACGCCGCCTTCTCGCTCAACCCGCTGGGGGACCTCTACAAGGCCGAGGTGCGGTCGCTGGCGCGGCACTTCGGCCTGCCGCGGACGATCCTGGAAAAGGCGCCCAGCGCGGATCTTTGGGCCGGCCAGACCGACGAGGACGAGCTGGGCTTCACGTACGAGGAGGCCGACCGCCTCTTGCACGCCATGGTCGACGACGGCCTGGGGGACAGGCAGCTTGCAGCCCTCGGCTTCCGTCCCGATCTCGTGACGGCGGTCCGTGCGCGCGTGCGTGCCCAGGCCTTCAAGTGGCTGCCGGTGCCCACCGCCCGCTTTCCGGGACGGCCCATGCCCGACCTGTCCGGAAAAGGCGGGAGCCGGTCATGA